A window of the Pseudomonadota bacterium genome harbors these coding sequences:
- the rpoA gene encoding DNA-directed RNA polymerase subunit alpha produces MLANPTNLLSPHQIEVQSIGPRCARITLEPLDRGFGHTLGNALRRVLLSSLPGCAVTEVTIENVLHEYTTIPGVQEDVTDILLNLKGIAIRMHAKDEAVLTLNKKGSGAVLAGDVTLDHDVEIVNPGHHIATLMESGELHLTLKLTRSRGYAPATIGASAGEEGQERTIGRLRLDASFSPVRRVAYEVQNARVEQRTDLDKLIMEVETNGAMEPQKAIRDAAHILQGQLAVFLDLAGAEPLQVTARELDLDPILLRSIDDLELTVRSANCLKAENIYFVGDLIQRTEVELMRTPNLGKKSLTEIKGVLATRGLSLGMRLTNWPPPGLHRQDQQVQA; encoded by the coding sequence ATGTTGGCGAACCCAACGAATTTATTGAGCCCGCATCAGATCGAGGTGCAGAGCATCGGACCGCGGTGCGCCCGCATCACGCTCGAGCCCCTGGACCGCGGTTTCGGCCATACCCTGGGAAACGCCCTGCGCCGGGTCCTGTTGTCTTCCCTCCCGGGCTGCGCGGTGACCGAGGTCACGATCGAAAACGTCCTGCACGAATACACGACCATCCCCGGCGTGCAGGAGGACGTCACGGATATCCTGTTGAACCTCAAGGGCATCGCCATACGCATGCACGCGAAAGACGAGGCCGTCCTGACCCTCAACAAGAAAGGCAGTGGCGCCGTCCTGGCGGGTGACGTGACCCTCGACCACGACGTCGAGATCGTCAACCCAGGCCACCACATCGCGACCTTGATGGAGTCCGGTGAGCTGCACCTGACCCTCAAGCTGACGCGCAGCCGTGGCTACGCCCCGGCCACGATTGGCGCGAGCGCCGGCGAGGAAGGACAGGAACGTACCATCGGCCGTTTGAGATTGGACGCCTCGTTCAGCCCGGTCCGGCGCGTGGCCTACGAGGTCCAGAATGCGCGTGTCGAACAGCGCACGGACCTCGACAAGCTCATCATGGAGGTCGAGACCAATGGGGCCATGGAGCCGCAGAAGGCCATCCGGGATGCCGCTCATATCCTGCAAGGGCAACTAGCGGTGTTCCTGGACCTGGCCGGGGCCGAGCCTTTACAGGTCACGGCGCGAGAGCTGGACCTCGATCCCATCCTGTTGCGTTCCATCGACGACCTGGAGCTCACCGTGCGTTCCGCCAATTGTCTCAAGGCCGAGAACATCTATTTTGTAGGGGACCTGATCCAGCGCACCGAGGTGGAGCTCATGAGGACCCCCAACCTCGGCAAGAAATCGCTGACGGAGATCAAAGGCGTTCTCGCCACGCGCGGTCTCTCGCTGGGGATGCGGCTCACCAACTGGCCGCCGCCGGGGCTACACCGGCAGGATCAGCAGGTCCAGGCTTAG